A DNA window from Helianthus annuus cultivar XRQ/B chromosome 15, HanXRQr2.0-SUNRISE, whole genome shotgun sequence contains the following coding sequences:
- the LOC110908210 gene encoding probable peroxidase 26 has translation MTISRNITESDHEMSVDNRSGLDSKELLTVPDSNAGELAVVPMRKPKGAEVAQRRIRRPFSVSEVEALVKGVEKLGTGSLVDSRTWFLRKKRRTSIERSMDRIRLPSFSWESSLAYFESKGLDVQDMVTLLGAHMMRRVRCINIHDCLYNFNNTRKPDPTMEESTLSYLRNGCPPKTRLGQPNPLINLNPSNLDQLFTNSYYSQVLTNKVVLGVDQQLRYGGDTYVKR, from the exons ATGACGATTTCTAGGAATATAACTGAAAGTGATCATGAGATGTCAGTGGATAATAGAAGTGGTTTGGATTCAAAGGAGTTATTGACGGTTCCGGATAGTAACGCGGGTGAGCTGGCGGTGGTCCCCATGAGGAAGCCAAAGGGAGCTGAGGTGGCACAACGCAGGATTCGTCGTCCGTTTTCTGTTTCCGAAGTGGAAGCTTTAGTCAAAGGTGTTGAGAAGCTTGGAACAGGAAG TCTGGTGGACAGTCGTACCTGGTTTCTTAGGAAGAAGAGACGGACTTCCATCGAACGCAGCATGGATCGAATTCGCTTACCATCCTTTTCGTGGGAATCATCTTTGGCATACTTTGAATCTAAAGGTTTAGATGTGCAAGACATGGTTACACTCTTAG GAGCACATATGATGAGAAGAGTTCGATGCATTAACATTCATGATTGCCTATACAACTTCAACAACACTAGAAAACCCGACCCCACAATGGAAGAATCTACATTGAGTTACTTAAGGAACGGATGCCCTCCAAAAACGAGGTTGGGTCAACCTAACCCGCTCATAAACTTAAACCCGAGCAACCTGGACCAGCTCTTTACCAACTCCTACTACTCGCAAGTGTTGACCAATAAAGTTGTTTTAGGCGTCGACCAACAGCTTCGCTATGGGGGTGACACGTATGTTAAGCGATGA